The following proteins are encoded in a genomic region of Nicotiana sylvestris chromosome 4, ASM39365v2, whole genome shotgun sequence:
- the LOC104225114 gene encoding caffeoylshikimate esterase-like produces MANEYDGVRYEEEYILNSRGMKLFTCSWLPIDCEPKALIFLCHGYAMECSISMKDTGIRLAKAGFGVYGMDYEGHGKSAGLQGFVSSFDAVVDDCSDHYSKISERKENKKKMRILMGESMGGAVALLLHRKKSDFWDGAVLIAPMCKIADDMRPSPIVISILTKLCNIIPTWKLIPTQDVVDSAFRDPEVRKEIRNNPYCYKGRPRLQTGYQLFTVSMDLEQRLEEVTLPFLIVHGGEDTVTDPSVSKLLYEKASSIDKSFKLYPGMWHSLSYGEFPENRNIVFSDIISWLNEKISMGNSRLERQQKHANDNLSKISS; encoded by the exons atg GCTAATGAATATGATGGTGTTAGATATGAAGAG GAATATATATTGAATTCTAGAGGAATGAAATTATTTACATGTAGTTGGCTGCCTATAGATTGTGAACCAAAAGCTTTGATTTTTCTCTGCCATGGATATGCTATGGAGTGCAGTATTTCAATGAaag atactGGAATTAGACTGGCGAAAGCAGGATTTGGAGTTTATGGAATGGATTATGAAGGTCATGGAAAATCAGCTGGACTTCAAGGCTTTGTTTCCAGTTTTGATGCTGTTGTTGATGACTGCTCTGATCATTATTCTAAAATTTCTG AAAGGAAGGAAAATAAGAAGAAGATGAGAATATTGATGGGAGAATCAATGGGAGGAGCTGTGGCTCTACTTTTACATAGAAAGAAATCTGACTTTTGGGATGGTGCTGTTTTAATTGCTCCAATGTGTAAG ATTGCGGATGATATGAGGCCATCTCCAATTGTGATAAGTATTTTGACCAAACTTTGCAACATTATCCCAACCTGGAAACTAATTCCTACTCAAGATGTTGTTGATTCTGCCTTCAGAGACCCTGAAGTTAGAAAAGAG ATAAGAAACAATCCATATTGCTACAAGGGACGACCTCGTCTACAAACTGGGTACCAACTATTTACTGTTAGCATGGATTTGGAGCAAAGACTTGAGGAAGTTACATTGCCATTTCTAATTGTACATGGAGGAGAGGACACAGTTACTGATCCATCAGTGAGTAAACTTCTATACGAAAAGGCCTCGAGCATCGACAAGAGCTTCAAGTTGTATCCAGGAATGTGGCATTCCCTTTCCTATGGTGAATTTCCTGAGAACAGAAACATCGTGTTTTCGGACATTATCAGTTGGCTCAATGAGAAAATCAGTATGGGCAATTCAAGGCTGGAGAGACAACAAAAGCATGCAAATGACAATTTATCAAAGATCAGTAGTTAA